From the genome of Lotus japonicus ecotype B-129 chromosome 6, LjGifu_v1.2, one region includes:
- the LOC130724271 gene encoding triacylglycerol lipase 2-like, producing the protein MAKIVLVLFSIVLLCITAAQGRKTLHTNNEVQTSSSVSNDGICKTMVETQGYNCEEHTVTTEDGYILSLQRMPEGQSGKKADKPPVLLQHGVLNDAITWLFNSPEESLAFILADNGFDVWLVNSRGTKYSSKHITLSPNDKAYWNWSWDELASYDLSASVQYVYNQTGHKLHYAAHSLGTLMALAALSQGQLLNMVRSAALLSPIAHLNQIPSQPTKLAADIFIANDVYWLGIYEFIPNGDVVSKFLEGICHTLNLNCSNLMKLYTGPNCCINSSMIDVLLDHEPQPTSTKNLIHLSQMVRTGKITKYDYGDQGQNMQHYGQPVPPVYDMTNIPNEFPLFLSYGGQDMLSDVKDVQVLLNDLKDHDGNKLVKVFREDYAHADFVMGVNANQLVYDPMMDFFNVN; encoded by the exons ATGGCTAAGATTGTGCTGGTTCTGTTTTCCATAGTTCTGCTTTGCATTACAGCAGCACAAGGGAGAAAAACACTTCACACAAACAATGAAGTTCAAACATCTTCTTCAGTTTCTAATGATGGTATCTGCAAGACAATGGTAGAGACACAAGGTTACAATTGTGAAGAACACACG GTTACAACAGAGGATGGTTACATCCTGAGCCTTCAGAGGATGCCAGAAGGGCAGTCCGGCAAGAAAGCCGACAAGCCGCCAGTGCTATTACAACATGGTGTCCTCAAT GATGCCATAACATGGCTTTTCAATTCTCCAGAGGAATCATTGGCATTTATTTTAGCAGATAATGGGTTTGATGTGTGGCTTGTGAATTCTCGCGGGACAAAATATAGCAGCAAGCACATAACACTTAGTCCTAATGACAAG GCTTATTGGAATTGGTCATGGGATGAATTAGCTAGTTACGATCTTTCTGCTTCAGTCCAGTATGTGTACAACCAAACTGGTCACAAATTGCACTATGCAGCTCATTCTTTG GGAACTTTAATGGCTCTAGCTGCTCTCTCACAAGGGCAGTTGCTGAATATGGTGAGATCAGCTGCGTTACTAAGCCCAATTGCTCATCTGAATCAGATTCCTTCACAGCCAACAAAACTGGCTGCTGACATATTTATAGCTAAT GATGTATACTGGTTAGGCATCTATGAGTTCATCCCAAACGG GGATGTTGTATCAAAATTTCTTGAAGGAATCTGCCACACTCTAAACCTCAACTGCTCAAACCTGATGAAACTTTACACAG GTCCAAATTGCTGCATCAATTCTTCCATGATAGATGTCTTGCTTGATCATGAACCACAACCAACATCAACTAAGAATTTGATCCATCTATCTCAAA TGGTCAGAACGGGAAAAATAACAAAGTATGATTATGGTGATCAAGGACAAAATATGCAACACTATGGACAACCGGTTCCTCCTGTTTATGACATGACCAACATCCCAAATGAGTTTCCACTTTTTCTCAGCTATGGAGGGCAAGATATGCTATCTGATGTAAAAGACGTGCAAGTTTTGCTCAATGACCTCAAAGATCACGATGGGAACAAGCTCGTGAAAGTGTTCAGGGAAGATTATGCCCATGCTGATTTTGTTATGGGAGTCAATGCTAATCAACTTGTCTATGATCCTATGATGGATTTCTTCAATGTTAATTGA